In Microbacterium cremeum, a genomic segment contains:
- a CDS encoding GntR family transcriptional regulator, which produces MNAHPVLSAADDGSPTMDIYRQFRGLIVSGQLGANERLPTVRQTASDLGVAPGTAAKAYKMLERDGLVVTRTAAGTRVAESASRLPLAVTRQIRDLVTEAEAAGVSPADVIDVLRVVWRSVAGTATESTTGGEASWASPNRSENETP; this is translated from the coding sequence GTGAACGCTCACCCGGTGCTGTCAGCGGCAGACGACGGCAGCCCGACGATGGACATTTACCGGCAGTTCCGTGGCCTCATCGTCTCCGGGCAACTGGGAGCCAACGAGCGCCTTCCTACCGTGCGGCAGACCGCTAGCGACCTCGGCGTCGCGCCCGGCACCGCCGCAAAGGCCTACAAGATGCTCGAGCGGGACGGACTGGTCGTCACCCGCACCGCTGCCGGCACGCGAGTCGCCGAGTCGGCATCACGCCTTCCCCTCGCGGTCACCCGACAGATCCGCGATCTTGTCACCGAGGCCGAAGCCGCGGGAGTCAGCCCGGCGGACGTGATCGACGTGCTGCGAGTCGTCTGGCGAAGCGTCGCCGGCACCGCCACCGAGTCGACCACGGGCGGCGAGGCCAGCTGGGCCTCTCCAAATCGCAGCGAGAACGAAACCCCATAA
- a CDS encoding pyridoxamine 5'-phosphate oxidase family protein — protein MPEPRDRVTRKADLLAALTAPAADVWGATAAPDATPYLVPLSLAWIDERAVVSLDAASPTARNIEASRIARLAVGPTRDVALIDATLERSVGVDDDAQLGEAYAAQADWDPRGLAGYTFLVLRPTRIQAWRESNELAGRLLMRDGEWLV, from the coding sequence ATGCCTGAACCCCGCGACCGCGTCACGCGCAAGGCCGATCTGCTGGCTGCGCTCACCGCGCCCGCTGCGGACGTCTGGGGGGCGACGGCGGCGCCGGATGCGACTCCGTATCTCGTGCCGCTATCGCTCGCGTGGATCGACGAGCGCGCGGTGGTCAGCCTGGACGCCGCGTCGCCGACGGCGCGAAACATCGAAGCGTCGCGCATCGCGCGTCTGGCGGTCGGCCCGACGCGGGACGTCGCGCTCATCGACGCGACGCTCGAGCGCTCGGTGGGCGTTGACGACGACGCGCAGCTCGGCGAGGCGTACGCCGCCCAGGCCGACTGGGATCCGCGCGGTCTCGCCGGATACACGTTCCTCGTCCTGCGTCCGACGAGGATCCAGGCCTGGCGCGAGTCCAACGAGCTCGCCGGGCGCCTGTTGATGCGCGACGGCGAATGGCTCGTCTGA
- a CDS encoding AEC family transporter: MLESLTGFVVVGVAIAVGWIIGRIDLLGEHARPVLARLAFFVLSPFLLFVVLAQADVRMLFSALLPVSAIAAVAVILIHAVVARVAWRRSVGETVIGALSAGQVNSNNIGIPLSLYLLGSAAYPAPVILMQLLVFTPITMAILDAVTAARTSLWRAVARVTTNPIVLGSALGTIVSVVGVRLPPVVMEPAQLIADACVPVLLIAYGISLHGQRVLAPSGRRRDILLATVLKLVAMPMIAWAVAKFAFALPAHDVLIVTVLAALPTAQNVFNYSQRYGVGETISRDTVFLTTIGCVPVLILIALLLG, encoded by the coding sequence GTGCTGGAGTCGCTCACCGGGTTCGTCGTGGTGGGTGTCGCGATCGCCGTCGGCTGGATCATCGGCCGCATCGACTTGCTCGGCGAGCACGCGCGGCCGGTGCTCGCGCGCCTCGCGTTCTTCGTGCTGTCGCCGTTCCTCCTGTTCGTCGTGCTCGCGCAGGCCGACGTGCGCATGCTGTTCTCGGCACTGCTTCCGGTGTCGGCGATCGCCGCCGTCGCCGTGATCCTCATCCACGCCGTCGTCGCACGGGTCGCGTGGCGCCGCTCCGTCGGCGAGACCGTGATCGGCGCTCTCAGCGCCGGGCAGGTCAACTCCAACAACATCGGCATTCCGCTGTCGCTCTACCTGCTCGGCAGCGCCGCCTATCCCGCTCCCGTGATCCTGATGCAGCTGCTCGTGTTCACACCGATCACGATGGCGATCCTGGATGCTGTGACCGCCGCGCGCACGTCCCTCTGGCGCGCCGTCGCCCGCGTGACGACGAACCCGATCGTGCTGGGCTCCGCACTCGGGACGATCGTCTCGGTGGTCGGCGTCCGGCTGCCGCCCGTCGTGATGGAGCCTGCACAGCTCATCGCCGACGCCTGCGTGCCGGTCCTCCTCATCGCGTACGGCATCTCGCTGCACGGTCAACGAGTGCTCGCGCCGTCTGGCCGGCGACGCGACATCCTGCTGGCGACGGTCCTCAAGCTCGTCGCCATGCCGATGATCGCGTGGGCGGTCGCGAAGTTCGCGTTCGCCCTCCCGGCGCACGATGTGCTCATCGTCACGGTGCTCGCCGCGCTGCCCACGGCGCAGAACGTCTTCAACTACTCACAGCGCTACGGCGTCGGCGAGACGATCTCGCGCGACACCGTCTTCCTCACGACGATCGGCTGCGTTCCGGTGCTGATCCTCATCGCGCTCCTGCTGGGCTGA
- a CDS encoding DUF6510 family protein has protein sequence MMRAENARSIVDGNAAAGLLADVFGDDVTALIGVCGGCSASAPLAEATVELDETAAIVRCRSCTHTLLTVLRTPVGIRLVLGTLRELERR, from the coding sequence ATGATGCGAGCCGAGAACGCACGGAGCATCGTGGACGGCAACGCCGCCGCAGGGTTGCTGGCCGATGTCTTCGGCGACGACGTGACCGCGCTCATCGGCGTGTGCGGCGGCTGCTCGGCGTCGGCGCCGCTCGCCGAGGCGACCGTCGAGCTCGATGAGACGGCTGCCATCGTGCGCTGTCGGTCGTGCACGCACACGCTTCTGACGGTCCTGCGCACGCCCGTCGGCATCCGTCTCGTCCTCGGGACGCTCCGCGAGCTCGAACGGCGCTGA
- a CDS encoding ferredoxin reductase, with amino-acid sequence MTVGGWRPARVVETVPATPSARILRLAVADWPGSLAGQHVDVRLTAEDGYQAVRSYSLGSYGSGETIELGVDEIPDGEVSPYLVRDVLPGDELEVKGPLGGYFVWQPGGVAPVQFIAGGSGVVPLMAMVRAATDAGAAASARLLYSTRRPENAIYREELSDGAGDRGVAVSWAYTRAAPAGWDGQVGRLDDERLREAVWPPSSAPIVYVCGPTGFVEHVADALVRLGHPPARIRTERFGGA; translated from the coding sequence GTGACCGTCGGCGGGTGGCGGCCGGCGCGCGTCGTCGAGACCGTTCCCGCAACGCCGTCGGCGCGTATCCTGCGCCTCGCCGTCGCCGACTGGCCGGGCAGTCTCGCCGGACAGCACGTCGACGTCCGGCTGACCGCCGAAGACGGCTACCAGGCGGTGCGCTCCTACTCGCTGGGTTCGTACGGATCCGGTGAGACCATCGAGCTCGGCGTCGACGAGATCCCCGACGGCGAGGTGTCGCCCTACCTCGTACGCGATGTGCTGCCCGGCGACGAGCTCGAGGTCAAGGGTCCACTCGGCGGCTACTTCGTGTGGCAGCCCGGGGGAGTGGCCCCCGTTCAGTTCATCGCGGGCGGGTCGGGCGTGGTGCCCTTGATGGCGATGGTGCGGGCGGCGACGGATGCCGGGGCCGCGGCATCCGCCCGTCTTCTGTACTCGACGCGCAGGCCGGAGAACGCGATATATCGCGAGGAACTGAGCGACGGCGCCGGTGACAGGGGAGTGGCGGTGTCGTGGGCGTACACGCGCGCCGCCCCGGCTGGGTGGGACGGCCAGGTCGGCCGCCTCGACGACGAGCGCCTTCGCGAGGCGGTGTGGCCGCCCAGCAGCGCGCCCATCGTCTACGTGTGCGGACCGACGGGGTTCGTCGAGCATGTCGCGGACGCGCTGGTGCGGCTCGGGCACCCGCCCGCGCGGATCAGGACCGAACGCTTCGGAGGTGCATGA
- a CDS encoding sulfite oxidase-like oxidoreductase produces the protein MAVISRGFGARRRESDPRLPPGQYLTEDFPVLSAGPTPRIDLSEWRFDLRTESGEGASWSWDEFMDLPIEDVHTDIHCVTRWSKLGTSWRGVSLDTLVDAVETEASYAMAHSYGGYTTNIPLEDLLGGRAWVAFEFEGEPLDPEHGGPARLLVPHLYFWKSAKWVRGLTLMDDDEPGFWEQNGYNMHGDPWTEERYW, from the coding sequence ATGGCCGTCATCTCGAGGGGGTTCGGGGCTCGGCGTCGCGAGAGCGACCCCCGGCTGCCGCCCGGGCAGTATCTGACCGAGGACTTCCCGGTGCTCTCGGCCGGGCCGACGCCTCGGATCGATCTCAGCGAATGGCGGTTCGACCTCCGCACCGAGTCGGGCGAAGGCGCCTCGTGGTCGTGGGACGAGTTCATGGACCTGCCCATCGAGGACGTCCACACCGACATCCACTGCGTCACCCGCTGGTCGAAGCTCGGCACCTCCTGGCGCGGAGTCTCGCTGGACACACTGGTGGACGCGGTCGAGACCGAGGCGTCGTACGCGATGGCGCACTCGTACGGCGGCTACACCACGAACATCCCGCTGGAGGACCTCCTCGGCGGCCGCGCCTGGGTGGCGTTCGAGTTCGAGGGCGAGCCCCTCGATCCCGAGCACGGCGGACCGGCGCGGCTTCTGGTGCCGCACCTGTACTTCTGGAAGAGCGCCAAGTGGGTGCGCGGTCTGACACTGATGGACGACGACGAGCCGGGCTTCTGGGAGCAGAACGGGTACAACATGCACGGTGACCCGTGGACCGAGGAGCGGTACTGGTGA
- a CDS encoding HdeD family acid-resistance protein, translating to MSTESAAAKSAVNGIRTALGVGGVLAVIVGILILVWPGKTAAVVAAIIAIYAIAAGLVYAGLGIFSKTKGGWARVGHILLGILFIIAGVVALFNLTATTAWLAVFIGILVGIMWIVEGIVALSTLGDAASKGWSIFFAILSIVAGIVVLFSPVWGTIVLWWLLGISLIVLGIINIVRAFTFKGDI from the coding sequence ATGTCCACCGAATCAGCGGCTGCGAAGTCGGCCGTCAACGGCATCCGCACAGCGCTCGGCGTGGGCGGCGTCCTCGCCGTCATCGTCGGAATCCTCATCCTCGTCTGGCCGGGCAAGACGGCAGCCGTCGTCGCGGCGATCATCGCGATCTACGCGATCGCGGCGGGCCTCGTCTACGCGGGCCTCGGGATCTTCTCGAAGACCAAGGGCGGCTGGGCTCGCGTCGGCCACATCCTGCTCGGCATCCTGTTCATCATCGCGGGCGTCGTCGCGCTGTTCAATCTGACGGCCACGACCGCATGGCTCGCCGTCTTCATCGGCATCCTCGTCGGCATCATGTGGATCGTCGAGGGCATCGTCGCGCTGTCGACGCTCGGCGACGCGGCATCGAAGGGCTGGTCGATCTTCTTCGCCATCCTGAGCATCGTCGCGGGCATCGTCGTGCTGTTCTCGCCGGTGTGGGGCACGATCGTGCTCTGGTGGCTGCTGGGCATCTCGCTCATCGTCCTCGGCATCATCAACATCGTGCGCGCCTTCACCTTCAAGGGCGACATCTGA
- a CDS encoding alpha/beta hydrolase family protein, whose translation MRPQGIETLVSVGRPAIAPDGGFAVFATSRPDLAANRNVGQLWRIDLPDGTPRRLTRGTADSAPRLSRDGTSIAFLRGDAKGKPQVHIIDASGGEPVQATDTVLGVEDFAWAPDGASIAYLARVPEKGRYGSVEGLDPSAEAPRHITGIRWHANGLGYVADRPAHVFVIAAAATDSEPFYEPAPDVLADDETPPKKPVVAAEARQLTEGTTSHAALVFTADGRELLTVPDDIEPDRRDLRTRVVAIAVDGSGEREVLGTDAGLSLYGLETAPDGTIAVLAHEVGDGVDFVAPGVGLWLLEADGPRRLTDAETIDLGEVGSHITPVGDDFLVQDRTRGRVRLVRVSRAGDLTEVLDGDVEVNGHAAGGGRIVASVARPDSYGELVLRDGADVRTLTSFGAAAAASGVVLPTELTVTGRDGYPVHGWVATPAGEGPFPVILQIHGGPYAAYGIHLFDETQVLVDAGYAVVYCNPRGSAGYGRAHGRSIRQQMGTVDFADVIDFLEGAIASDDRLDGDRVGVQGGSYGGYLTAWVIAHDHRFAGAIVERGFLEPQSFQGTSDIGSFFGDEYVGVSADDIARQSPMAVVGQVTTPTLVLHSELDFRCPLEQATRYYSALKRQGTEAELLVFPGENHELTRSGQPRHRVQRFDAVLDWWDRHLPVG comes from the coding sequence ATGCGGCCACAGGGCATCGAGACGCTCGTCTCGGTCGGACGGCCGGCGATCGCACCGGACGGCGGGTTCGCCGTCTTCGCGACGTCGCGCCCCGATCTCGCCGCCAACCGCAACGTCGGGCAGCTCTGGCGCATCGACCTTCCCGACGGCACGCCCCGGCGCCTCACGCGAGGCACGGCCGACAGCGCACCGCGCCTGTCACGCGACGGCACCAGTATCGCGTTCCTCCGTGGCGACGCGAAGGGCAAGCCTCAGGTGCACATCATCGACGCCTCCGGCGGCGAGCCCGTCCAGGCCACCGACACCGTGCTCGGCGTCGAGGACTTCGCCTGGGCGCCGGACGGCGCCAGCATCGCCTATCTCGCGCGCGTACCCGAGAAGGGGCGGTACGGCAGCGTCGAAGGGCTGGATCCCTCAGCCGAGGCGCCGCGCCACATCACCGGCATCCGCTGGCACGCGAACGGCCTCGGCTACGTGGCCGATCGTCCCGCGCACGTCTTCGTGATCGCCGCCGCGGCGACCGATTCGGAGCCCTTCTACGAGCCGGCTCCCGATGTGCTCGCCGACGACGAGACACCGCCGAAGAAGCCCGTGGTCGCGGCCGAGGCGCGCCAGCTGACCGAGGGGACCACGTCGCATGCCGCCCTCGTGTTCACCGCCGACGGCCGGGAGCTGCTCACGGTGCCCGACGACATCGAGCCCGATCGGCGCGACCTGCGCACCCGCGTCGTCGCGATCGCGGTGGACGGTTCCGGTGAGCGCGAGGTGCTGGGCACCGACGCCGGGCTGTCGCTGTACGGTCTCGAAACCGCGCCCGACGGCACGATCGCGGTCCTCGCGCACGAGGTCGGCGACGGCGTCGACTTCGTGGCGCCGGGCGTGGGCCTGTGGCTGCTCGAGGCGGACGGCCCGCGTCGGCTCACCGACGCCGAGACGATCGACCTCGGCGAGGTCGGCAGCCACATCACCCCGGTGGGCGACGACTTCCTCGTGCAGGACCGCACGCGAGGTCGCGTCCGCCTCGTGCGCGTCTCGCGTGCCGGGGATCTCACCGAGGTGCTCGACGGCGATGTCGAGGTCAACGGCCACGCGGCAGGCGGCGGACGGATCGTCGCATCCGTGGCACGGCCCGACTCGTACGGCGAGCTCGTGCTGCGCGACGGCGCAGACGTGCGGACCCTGACCTCGTTCGGGGCGGCGGCTGCGGCATCCGGTGTCGTCCTCCCGACCGAGCTGACCGTCACCGGCCGCGACGGCTACCCTGTGCACGGCTGGGTCGCGACGCCTGCGGGCGAAGGCCCGTTCCCGGTGATCCTGCAGATCCACGGCGGGCCGTATGCCGCGTACGGCATCCATCTGTTCGACGAGACGCAGGTGCTCGTGGACGCCGGCTACGCCGTCGTGTACTGCAACCCGCGGGGGTCGGCGGGATACGGGCGCGCCCATGGCCGCAGCATCCGTCAGCAGATGGGCACCGTCGACTTCGCCGACGTGATCGACTTCCTCGAGGGGGCGATCGCGAGCGACGACCGCCTGGACGGCGACCGCGTCGGTGTGCAGGGCGGGTCGTACGGCGGGTACCTCACCGCCTGGGTGATCGCGCACGACCACCGGTTCGCGGGTGCCATCGTCGAGCGCGGATTCCTCGAGCCGCAGTCGTTCCAGGGCACGAGCGACATCGGCTCGTTCTTCGGCGACGAGTACGTGGGCGTCTCGGCCGACGACATCGCGCGCCAGAGCCCGATGGCGGTCGTGGGGCAGGTGACGACGCCGACGCTCGTGCTGCACTCCGAGCTCGACTTCCGGTGCCCGCTCGAGCAGGCGACACGCTACTACTCCGCGCTGAAGCGGCAGGGCACCGAGGCCGAGCTCCTCGTCTTCCCGGGCGAGAACCACGAGCTCACCCGCTCCGGCCAGCCCCGGCATCGCGTGCAGCGCTTCGACGCGGTGCTCGACTGGTGGGACCGGCACCTGCCGGTCGGCTGA